A genome region from Streptomyces pratensis includes the following:
- a CDS encoding transglycosylase SLT domain-containing protein, with translation MDRVHGSRSSGRGERRVPHSDPVAHFRSVAGPVASLTSARGECSIRTSAQSLAPAARTARIRKFSVSGLCALGAAAAALTLAPSPAQASEPASHSAVTAGVSAAGVSAQADAIAKKTAKAAADQDNLDDWIRESLKIMKAEGIPGTYEGLHRNIMRESGGDPEAANGWDVNAQNGTPSKGLLQVIQPTFDAYHVSGTPQDLTDPVANITAAANYAADKYGSIDNVDSAY, from the coding sequence ATGGATCGAGTCCACGGGAGCCGAAGCTCCGGACGGGGCGAGCGCCGTGTTCCGCACTCGGACCCGGTGGCGCACTTCCGTTCCGTCGCCGGCCCCGTGGCGTCCCTGACATCAGCGCGAGGAGAGTGTTCTATCCGTACGTCCGCCCAGTCCCTGGCCCCCGCCGCCCGCACCGCCCGGATCCGCAAGTTCTCGGTTTCCGGACTGTGCGCCCTCGGAGCCGCAGCAGCGGCTCTCACCCTCGCCCCGTCCCCCGCTCAGGCCTCCGAGCCTGCCTCGCACAGCGCGGTGACGGCCGGTGTCTCGGCAGCCGGGGTCTCCGCACAGGCAGACGCCATCGCCAAGAAGACGGCCAAGGCAGCGGCCGACCAGGACAACCTGGACGACTGGATCCGCGAGTCCCTCAAGATCATGAAGGCCGAGGGGATCCCGGGTACCTACGAGGGCCTGCACCGCAACATCATGCGCGAGTCCGGCGGCGACCCCGAGGCTGCCAACGGCTGGGACGTCAACGCGCAGAACGGCACGCCCTCCAAGGGTCTCCTGCAGGTGATCCAGCCGACGTTCGACGCCTACCACGTCTCCGGCACCCCGCAGGACCTGACCGACCCGGTCGCCAACATCACCGCGGCCGCCAACTACGCGGCCGACAAGTACGGCTCCATCGACAACGTCGACTCCGCCTACTGA
- a CDS encoding MMPL family transporter, translating to MTGEAGPVSGPGGRATRPERLVRLLSRWRFALLALTVLVTIGLGAVGMGVFGKLSGGGWTPADSDSARADSLLREHFRSGSPDLVLLVEAPGSVDEPQAAAAGRHLTERLRADARVQHLDSYWPQGDPALVSRDRRTALISLRLRGGEHATAAAAEDIRRETATGTAPLKASAAGRAVAKRDLEKQSQHDLVRAELIAAPLVLLILVWIFGNVLSALLALSVGGIAVVGTLALLHALTEFTQVSIFAVNLTTALGFGLAIDYGLFIITRHREELAAGRDVRQAVLVSVRTAGRTVFFSAVTVTLSMAALLVFPMYFLRSLAYAGMSVAALAGLTAVLVLPVCLLAAGHRVNGRRGPSPSSGEGTESADAERGFFFRTARIVMRRPFLTVILVAPALLCLAAPFQRVEFGLSDDRALPASSPVHRATDVLRNDFDTQATAMASIVLPGLTSPSSRSLSEYAREISLTAHVVRVDTATGSYAGGDRQAPPTQSSARFSGASGGWLSVVTDAEPFSAEGGELVGALRAVPAPVRALVGGDAAALVDTRAAVGERLGPAVGIIVLVICTLLFLFTGSVLIPVKAVLLNLLSLTATFGAIVHVFQDGNLRWLVGDFLVTGTTDTLLPVLMFCITFGVSMDYEMFLLSRIMEEHRRTGDTTSAVAFGLERTGRLFTAAALVLGITMAAMATSGLTPLKLLGVGLTLAVVLDATLVRMLLVPAIMKMAGRANWWCPRPLRYVHARFGVSETEARATA from the coding sequence ATGACCGGGGAAGCCGGTCCCGTCTCCGGTCCGGGCGGGCGGGCGACGCGTCCCGAGCGCCTGGTGCGCCTGCTGTCGCGGTGGCGGTTCGCGCTCCTCGCGCTGACCGTGCTGGTGACGATCGGTCTCGGAGCCGTCGGCATGGGCGTGTTCGGCAAGCTCTCCGGTGGCGGATGGACGCCCGCAGACTCCGATTCCGCGCGTGCGGACTCGCTGCTGCGCGAGCACTTCCGGTCGGGAAGCCCCGACCTGGTCCTGCTCGTCGAGGCGCCGGGCTCCGTCGACGAGCCGCAGGCCGCGGCCGCAGGCCGGCACCTGACCGAAAGGCTTCGTGCCGACGCACGCGTGCAGCACCTCGACTCGTACTGGCCGCAGGGCGACCCGGCTCTGGTCTCCCGGGACCGGCGCACCGCGCTCATCAGCCTGCGACTGCGCGGGGGCGAACACGCGACCGCAGCGGCCGCCGAGGACATCCGCCGGGAGACCGCCACCGGGACGGCACCGCTGAAGGCGTCGGCCGCCGGGCGCGCGGTGGCGAAGCGCGACCTGGAGAAACAGAGCCAGCACGACCTCGTACGAGCGGAGCTGATCGCGGCACCTCTCGTGCTGCTCATCCTCGTGTGGATCTTCGGCAACGTCCTGAGCGCCCTGCTCGCGCTGTCCGTGGGTGGCATCGCGGTCGTGGGCACCCTGGCACTGCTGCACGCGCTGACCGAGTTCACCCAGGTGTCGATCTTCGCGGTCAACCTGACCACGGCCCTGGGCTTCGGCCTGGCCATCGACTACGGCCTCTTCATCATCACCCGGCACAGAGAGGAGCTGGCGGCAGGCCGTGACGTCCGGCAGGCCGTCCTGGTGAGCGTGCGCACGGCGGGCCGGACCGTCTTCTTCTCCGCGGTGACAGTCACACTGTCGATGGCCGCGCTTCTGGTCTTCCCCATGTACTTCCTGCGCTCGCTGGCCTACGCGGGCATGAGTGTGGCGGCCCTGGCCGGACTGACCGCGGTGCTCGTGCTCCCCGTCTGCCTGCTCGCGGCCGGCCACCGGGTCAACGGCCGGCGAGGCCCGTCACCTTCGTCGGGCGAAGGCACGGAGAGCGCCGACGCCGAGCGCGGGTTCTTCTTCCGCACCGCCCGGATCGTCATGCGCCGTCCCTTCCTCACCGTGATCCTGGTGGCTCCCGCCCTGCTCTGCCTGGCCGCTCCGTTCCAGCGGGTCGAATTCGGCCTGTCGGACGACCGGGCGCTGCCCGCGTCCTCCCCGGTGCACCGCGCAACCGACGTGCTGCGCAACGACTTCGACACCCAGGCCACAGCCATGGCGAGCATCGTGCTGCCCGGCCTCACGAGCCCGTCGTCGCGGAGTCTCTCCGAATACGCCCGCGAGATCTCACTGACCGCCCACGTCGTCAGGGTGGACACGGCGACGGGCTCCTATGCCGGAGGTGACCGGCAGGCCCCGCCCACCCAGTCGTCCGCCCGCTTCTCCGGGGCGAGCGGCGGGTGGCTCTCGGTCGTCACCGACGCCGAACCCTTCTCCGCGGAGGGCGGAGAACTGGTCGGTGCGCTGAGAGCGGTGCCGGCACCGGTCCGCGCGCTCGTGGGCGGGGACGCGGCCGCGCTGGTGGACACCAGAGCCGCCGTCGGCGAACGGCTCGGACCGGCGGTGGGGATCATCGTGCTGGTCATCTGCACCCTCCTCTTCCTCTTCACCGGCAGTGTCCTCATCCCGGTCAAGGCGGTGCTGCTCAACCTGCTCAGCCTCACCGCCACGTTCGGGGCGATCGTCCATGTGTTCCAGGACGGAAATCTGCGCTGGCTGGTGGGCGACTTCCTGGTCACCGGCACCACGGACACGCTGCTGCCCGTGCTGATGTTCTGCATCACCTTCGGAGTCTCGATGGACTACGAGATGTTCCTGCTCTCCAGGATCATGGAAGAGCATCGACGCACGGGCGACACCACCTCTGCCGTGGCCTTCGGGCTCGAGCGGACCGGCCGGTTGTTCACCGCCGCTGCTCTCGTGCTCGGCATCACGATGGCGGCGATGGCCACCTCCGGACTCACCCCCTTGAAGCTCCTGGGTGTGGGCCTCACGCTCGCGGTCGTCCTCGACGCCACGCTGGTGAGGATGCTCCTGGTGCCCGCGATCATGAAGATGGCAGGCCGGGCGAACTGGTGGTGCCCCAGGCCCCTGCGGTACGTGCACGCCCGTTTCGGCGTCTCGGAGACCGAGGCCCGGGCGACGGCCTGA